In Streptomyces sp. NBC_01381, the sequence CCGCGGCGACCGGCCTGGTGCTTCCCGGCATCGCGCACGGCCTGCGCACCGAGGCGCACCGCACCCAGACCGAGATCGACCGGCAGATCCAGGAGGGCGACGAGGAACTGGTCGCCCTGGTCCAGGGGCTTGAGCACCAGTACGACGCGGCGGCGGGCGCCCAGGACCGGGGCAACATGCTCGCGGAGCCCGTGGACATCCCGTCGGCCGACGAGATCGGCCAGGAATTCGAACGCTTTCTCGCCGAGCGGGAGGGCGACGTCTGACGCCACCGCTTAAGCTGCCGGTCATGCTGAAGGTGGGCCTGACCGGCGGTATCGGCGCCGGCAAGAGTGAAGTCTCGCGGTTGCTCGTCGCGTCCGGAGCGGTGCTGATCGACGCCGACAAGATCGCCCGCGAGGTGGTGGAACCGGGAACTCCGGGTCTGGCGGCGGTCGTTGAAGCCTTCGGCCGGGAGATTCTCGCGCCGGACGGCACCCTCGACCGCCCGAAGCTGGGCGGGATCGTCTTCGCCGACGCCCAGAAGCTGGCCGTACTGAACTCGATCGTGCACCCCCTGGTCGGCGCCCGCTCCGCCGACCTCGAGGCGTCCGCCGCCGAGGACGCGGTGGTCGTCCACGACGTGCCGCTGCTCGCGGAGAACGGCCTGGCGCCGCTGTACGACCTCGTGGTCGTCGTCGACGCGAGCCCCGAGACGCAGCTTGACCGTCTGGTGCGGCTGCGCGGCATGCGCGAGGAGGACGCCCGCGCGCGGATGGCCGCCCAGGCGACGCGCGAGAAGCGACGGGAGATCGCCGACGTCGTCATCGACAACGACGGCCCCCTGGAGGGCCTCGCAGAGCGCGTCGCCGCCGTATGGGCGGACCTCGCGCGGCGGGCCCAGGCAGCCTAGAAGGGGCGGGTCAGTGGTCGTACTGGCGGTGGTCAC encodes:
- the coaE gene encoding dephospho-CoA kinase yields the protein MLKVGLTGGIGAGKSEVSRLLVASGAVLIDADKIAREVVEPGTPGLAAVVEAFGREILAPDGTLDRPKLGGIVFADAQKLAVLNSIVHPLVGARSADLEASAAEDAVVVHDVPLLAENGLAPLYDLVVVVDASPETQLDRLVRLRGMREEDARARMAAQATREKRREIADVVIDNDGPLEGLAERVAAVWADLARRAQAA